The window CCTGTATTTCGTCATCCGTATCCTGGGCAGCAACACCGGTAATGTTTTCAAGGCCATTCGTGATGACGAGACCGCGGCCAAGGCCATGGGCATCGATGTTTTCCGGATCAAGCTGCTGTCTTTTTCCATCGGCGCCTTTTTCGCCGGAGTGGGTGGGGCGCTCTTGGCCAGCCTGCTGACGACCATCGATCCCAAGATGTTCCTGTTCACCCTGACCTTCAACGTGCTCATGATCGTGGTCACCGGCGGGCTGGGCTCCATCACCGGCTCCATCCTGGCCGGAGCGGGGATCACCGTGCTGTTGGAGTGGCTGCGTTTCGTGGAAAACCCCATCACCATCGGCGACTGGACCCTGGATGGCATTCCGGGCATGCGCATGGTGGTTTTTTCCCTGGTGTTGATCCTGGTCATCCTGTTTCGGCGCGAGGGCATCATGGGCATGCGCGAGATCACCTGGGACGGTCTGGCCAGATTCGTGAAGCGGGGGAGGGCATGAGCATGATATTGGAAACCAAGGGCCTGACCATGCGCTTTGGCGGCCTGACCGCGGTATCGGAATTTTGCGCGAACATTCCCCAGGGCAGCATCACCGGGCTCATCGGCCCCAACGGCGCGGGCAAGACGACCTGTTTCAACATGATCACCGGCTTTTACCGCCCCACCGAGGGCCGGGTTTTTTTTGAAGGCCAGGAGCTGACCGGCAAATCGCCGCATCAGGTCTGCCGGGCCGGTATCGCCCGCACCTTCCAGAACATCCGCCTGTTCGGCAACGAAACGGCTTTGGAAAATGTCATGATCGGCGCTTTCGTGCGCCAGAAGACGGGCTGGATTCAGTCGGTGCTCATGACGCCCATGTCCATGCGCGAGGAACGCAAGATCCGCGAACGCTCCCTGGAACTTTTGGATGTGGTCGGTCTGGCCGGCATCGCCCAGGAAAAGGCCGCCAGCCTGCCCTACGGGGCCCAGCGTCGCCTGGAAATCGCCCGGGCCCTGGCCACCCGGCCCCGTTTTTTGTTGCTGGACGAGCCGGCCGCCGGCATGAATCCACAGGAATCCCTGGAACTGATGGCGTTCATCCGCACCATCCGCTCCCGTTTCGATCTGACCATCCTGCTCATCGAACACGACATGAAGGTGGTCATGGGCGTGTGCGAACACATGTGGGTTCTCGACTATGGCGTGACCATCGCCGAGGGCGGCCCGCAATCCATTCAGTCCAACCCCAAGGTCATCGAGGCCTACCTGGGTGAGGAGTACGTCCAACATGCTTAAAATCCAAGATCTGCACGTCTATTACGGTGGCATCCACGCCT is drawn from Deltaproteobacteria bacterium and contains these coding sequences:
- a CDS encoding ABC transporter ATP-binding protein codes for the protein MSMILETKGLTMRFGGLTAVSEFCANIPQGSITGLIGPNGAGKTTCFNMITGFYRPTEGRVFFEGQELTGKSPHQVCRAGIARTFQNIRLFGNETALENVMIGAFVRQKTGWIQSVLMTPMSMREERKIRERSLELLDVVGLAGIAQEKAASLPYGAQRRLEIARALATRPRFLLLDEPAAGMNPQESLELMAFIRTIRSRFDLTILLIEHDMKVVMGVCEHMWVLDYGVTIAEGGPQSIQSNPKVIEAYLGEEYVQHA